One region of Armigeres subalbatus isolate Guangzhou_Male chromosome 3, GZ_Asu_2, whole genome shotgun sequence genomic DNA includes:
- the LOC134224448 gene encoding uncharacterized protein LOC134224448, translating to MGNGMNKVMPGLYIGNYRDSKDYQQLDRYQITHIVSIHDSPRRFHPDKHYLCVMAADTPDQNLSQYFSVCNDFIHSARLKEGHVLIHCLAGMSRSVTVAVAYIMSVTTLNWKEALKVVRAGRAIANPNLGFQNQLQDFESCKLFDERKRLKERFPSLALENNDREQCFIALDNYEILLENKGVCEGQCKFTKDCPTGICRSDSRSGFRRKGSTASRKQYNLSSSPSTSSQLSVRNAAQSCPTSPRSSKGAGRGSEAGAGQRNNPRAAGDNADEIDIGELSELRRSSSIVSTFRPRSSPAGLYSYTGSAPPSIHGSRVDLASGTGSAIYLGANPPSASPSPGATRRVSLRSPKSTPKSTPDSSPKPSPKRVPTTPLKTASAVQTQTGSSSSNINKANNSNSSSPMKTAGSSKTNTKPPIATSNNATRSPARALSSSPSTLSNKSLSNSAEKGTPKGTSSSGKK from the exons GATAAACACTACCTCTGTGTGATGGCCGCCGATACACCGGACCAAAACCTGTCGCAATACTTTTCCGTCTGTAACGATTTTATACACTCCGCCCGGCTCAAAGAGGGCCACGTACTGATCCACTGTCTGGCCGGGATGTCCCGCTCGGTGACGGTTGCCGTGGCCTACATCATGTCCGTCACCACACTGAACTGGAAGGAGGCGCTTAAGGTTGTGCGCGCTGGTCGTGCCATCGCCAATCCGAACCTCGGCTTCCAGAACCAGCTGCAAGACTTTGAGTCCTGCAAACTGTTTGAT GAACGAAAACGCCTGAAAGAACGTTTCCCCAGCTTAGCTTTGGAAAACAATGATAGAGAGCAATGCTTTATAGCTTTAGATAATTATGAAATTTTGCTAGAAAACAAAGGTGTTTGCGAAGGCCAGTGCAAATTTACAAAAGACTGTCCCACAG GGATCTGTCGTTCGGATTCACGGAGTGGCTTCCGCCGCAAGGGAAGTACCGCATCGAGAAAGCAATACAACCTCTCTTCATCACCGTCGACATCGTCTCAGCTGTCGGTGCGAAACGCCGCCCAGTCGTGTCCCACTTCGCCGCGTAGTTCCAAGGGTGCAGGTCGTGGCTCGGAAGCCGGTGCTGGTCAACGGAACAATCCACGGGCTGCGGGCGATAATGCAGACGAGATCGACATTGGTGAGCTGTCCGAGTTGCGACGCAGTTCCAGCATCGTCAGTACCTTCAGACCTCGCAGTAGTCCGGCCGGGCTGTACTCCTACACAG GATCTGCCCCTCCATCCATCCACGGTTCACGGGTCGATTTAGCGAGCGGCACAGGTTCAGCCATCTATCTTGGTGCCAATCCACCTTCCGCCAGTCCGTCGCCCGGAGCAACCCGCCGCGTTAGTTTAAGGTCTCCAAAATCAACTCCCAAATCAACTCCTGATTCCTCTCCAAAACCGTCCCCCAAAAGAGTCCCAACCACCCCTTTGAAAACCGCGTCCGCAGTTCAAACCCAAACCGGTAGCAGTAGCAGCAATATCAATAAAGCCAATAATTCCAACAGTTCATCGCCGATGAAAACTGCTGGCAGCTCAAAAACGAACACGAAACCACCAATTGCCACTTCCAACAATGCCACCAGAAGTCCGGCAAGGGCACTATCATCCTCTCCGTCGACCCTATCAAATAAATCGTTATCGAACTCAGCGGAAAAAGGAACACCGAAAGGCACAAGCAGCAGTGGCAAAAAATGA